Proteins encoded within one genomic window of Theobroma cacao cultivar B97-61/B2 chromosome 7, Criollo_cocoa_genome_V2, whole genome shotgun sequence:
- the LOC18593605 gene encoding uncharacterized protein LOC18593605, which produces MASSMNSMSRSPVSHGEADEYPEESSWTMYFESLSNNNSDMDVENSSFSSDINYQSSSLVSDAACSAAGRHDFGAPLGKSCNRLSFKKRKCNKGRLVDDDLEDTASSPANSPKVCNLINHFDKNLKQKDVMDKSQEKGSASGQIDERNDELGLIGREDDGTELKKMGLCLVPLSMVVHYLG; this is translated from the exons ATGGCGAGTTCcatgaattctatgagcaGATCACCTGTCTCTCATGGTGAAGCTGATGAATATCCTGAGGAGAGTAGTTGGACTATGTATTTTGAAAGTTTATCAAATAACAACAGTGATATGGATGTTGAAAACAGCTCTTTTTCTTCTGATATCAATTACCAAAGCTCATCTCTAGTTTCTGATGCTGCCTGTTCTGCTGCTGGAAGACATGATTTTGGAGCTCCTTTAGGTAAAAGCTGTAACAGGTTGAGTTTCAAGAAGAGGAAGTGTAATAAAGGACGTTTGGttgatgatgatttggagGATACTGCTAGTTCTCCTGCAAATAGCCCCAAG GTTTGTAACTTAATCAACCACTTTGATAAGAACCTGAAGCAGAAAGATGTGATGGACAAATCTCAG gaaaaaggCAGTGCATCAGGACAAATAgatgaaagaaatgatgaattggGTCTTATAGGAAGAGAAGATGATGGCACTGAACTAAAGAAAATGGGTCTTTGTTTAGTTCCTTTGTCTATGGTAGTACACTATCTAGGTTGA
- the LOC18593603 gene encoding AP-5 complex subunit zeta-1, giving the protein MSDRARDWDFYLRTVSNSARDSNFANDPASDPSLLHAVKKLCDFCRQEEKSSEDLVARVYPHINKLFQRSIASLSQSRSSNGILLLVILQFFLDFGEVVLHDADPSLRTFFRSCLSREFADPVVAEATLDFLNVNKNKLLSSFPNLLPQFFPLLLKLIAWHGEKLEKPFLKVFPGLVSPGSFLPLFPSLVDLPILVVALEKVERSSGSLIGSSIASIQKSTAPEMLLALMDEAYTGSTIGDGGGDSESEDSSTIDVADPLFLELLKDENDGLAERHWTSPGVAAVLQAAINSPQSDRLKQILNMAPRLLDLYFTIALRDANNSLICALIPILMTRNSALFPDKNYMYELRRRLLEFMLAAFQLSPDFIALLKKPIIDRLGEAYDSPEKTELALQLCWAVGEHGGGGGTHKDAARELFESLELLLYENLSSSRLGLRQESAVSSDNRNFRKSSQSRLLCFVITAISKLATYHRELLPRARVALGKVAGSRISDSRVWRRARDYLGLMNEPAICLSVLGPSRPSHGQMHYPGTVNWNEGGTKMIAHVPFYILGEQEGPPFHDFSFSDILPRR; this is encoded by the exons atgagCGATCGAGCACGAGATTGGGATTTCTATCTCCGGACCGTATCGAACAGCGCCAGAGACTCGAACTTCGCCAATGATCCAGCGTCCGATCCTTCTCTCCTTCACGCCGTGAAGAAACTCTGCGATTTCTGTAGACAAGAAGAGAAATCCTCCGAGGATTTGGTCGCTAGGGTTTACCCTCATATCAACAAGCTCTTCCAACGATCCATTGCTTCCCTCTCTCAATCTCGCTCTTCAAACGGCATTCTCTTGCTG GTcattcttcaatttttccttgattttggAGAGGTGGTTCTGCACGATGCTGATCCCAGTCTGAGGACATTTTTCCGTTCATGTTTGAGCCG TGAGTTTGCAGATCCTGTTGTTGCAGAGGCTACTCTTGATTTTCTAAATGTAAACAAGAACAAACTTCTTAGTTCTTTCCCCAACTTATTGCCACAG TTTTTCCCTTTGCTTCTGAAGCTGATTGCATGGCACGGAGAAAA GTTAGAAAAGCCGTTTCTCAAGGTTTTTCCAGGATTGGTCTCACCTGGGTCATTTCTCCCATTATTTCCATCTTTAGTGGACTTGCCAA TCTTGGTTGTGGCATTGGAAAAGGTGGAACGAAGCTCAGGGTCACTAATAGGAAGCAGTATAGCTTCAATCCAGAAGAGTACGGCTCCTGAG ATGCTACTTGCGCTCATGGATGAGGCTTATACTGGTTCTACCATTGGGGATGGAGGGGGAGACTCTGAGTCTGAGGATAGCAGTACGATAGATGTGGCTGATCCTCTATTTCTTGAACTTCTCAAGGATGAAAATGATGGCCTTGCT GAACGCCACTGGACTTCTCCTGGGGTTGCTGCAGTGCTACAGGCTGCAATCAATAGCCCTCAGTCTGATAGATTGAAGCAGATACTCAATATGGCACCTCGGCTACTTGATCTGTATTTTACTATAGCTTTGCGTGATGCAAATAATT CATTAATCTGTGCATTAATTCCCATTCTGATGACAAGAAATTCTGCGTTATTTCCTGACAAGAACTATATGTATGAG CTTCGCAGAAGGCTCCTAGAATTCATGCTTGCTGCATTTCAGCTTTCTCCAGATTTTATTGCACTCTTGAAG AAGCCTATAATTGACAGACTCGGGGAAGCATACGACAGCCCAGAAAAG aCAGAACTGGCATTACAATTGTGTTGGGCTGTTGGAGAGCACGGCGGGGGTGGTGGAACTCACAAAGATGCAGCTAGGGAACTTTTTGAAAGTCTAGAGCTACTTTTGTATGAAAATCTTTCATCTAG TCGGCTAGGCCTGAGGCAGGAGTCTGCTGTTAGTTCTGACAATAGGAACTTCAGAAAGTCATCACAATCAAGGCTTCTGTGTTTTGTTATCACAGCTATTTCGAAGCTTGCTACATATCACCGTGAACTATTGCCAAGGGCACGTGTAGCCTTGGGCAAG GTCGCTGGATCTCGAATATCAGATTCAAGGGTTTGGAGGCGAGCTCGTGATTATTTGGGATTAATGAATGAGCCTGCTATTTGTTTGTCTGTCTTGGGGCCTTCCCGACCTTCACATGGACAAATGCATTATCCAGGCACTGTCAACTGGAATGAAGGAGGCACAAAAATGATTGCACATGTTCCATTTTACATTCTTGGTGAACAGGAAG GTCCGCCCTTCCATGATTTTTCGTTTTCAGATATTCTTCCCAGAAGATGA
- the LOC18593604 gene encoding homeobox-leucine zipper protein PROTODERMAL FACTOR 2 — protein MGDMPPVRRDGIGVGEQPLGLDPPRRSPPGGHKRRRDHEGVGFLLGTNPQPPQNNSLGPQSPGSRPSGSESAGSGSSTNVPMYKMHRASDILMAFSICSDTKKNEIIEQAKEALEELQKMASMGEPLWQRRDNMEILDGIQYLKQLRRYDLTADMIVKMVERGEPQRSPNPGGNQDMPTFPLATFEFNPLYIEGSRETGLVDMKPVSIVELLMDSRQWLAAFPSIVSRATLIGVILRGVNGSYDGRVQVMAAEFHHSSPLIPSRQSYFARYCKQIARGTWGVVDVSLENLFPSTHVQFRRSPSGCIIEEMPNESSKVTWVEHVQVDNGSVHPIFRSFVESGFAFSAKRWIAMMNRHCQWLATSMAGTSPTSASVFVPQVGRESLLKLSERMTRTFFKNVSSCSDNFWSRAPRAMTHDKDIRYRLGNIVNAPGKPPTGTIIFTTTLRLPVPPKILFDFLRDERSRDQWDHISFGRSVRELIHVQNGENHENRVSVVQVNSSPTKIHMVFLQESFSDETGSYVVYAPMDIFGMSMILNGGNPNFAAIMASGFTILPDLPPPWQAQETQGSILNLVFHRGDRSFIDDKIPVNTFGVMDDIVSKTINAIKKALMPDGSGNQSARQ, from the exons ATGGGGGACATGCCACCAGTTCGTAGGGATGGAATAGGTGTTGGTGAACAGCCGCTAGGGTTAGATCCTCCTAGAAGGAGCCCACCG GGGGGTCATAAACGACGAAGAGATCATGAAGGTGTTGGTTTCCTCTTAGGGACTAATCCTCAACCTCCACAAAACAACTCACTAGGTCCCCAATCACCAGGTTCAAGACCGTCAGGTTCAGAATCGGCTGGTTCAGGATCATCCACAAATGTTCCAATGTATAAAATGCATCGAGCAAGCGATATTCTTATGGCATTCTCAATCTGTTCTGATACTAAAAAGAATGAGATCATTGAACAAGCTAAGGAAGCCTTGGAAGAGCTACAGAAAATGGCATCGATGGGTGAACCTCTATGGCAGCGCAGAGATAATATGGAGATTTTGGATGGGATTCAATACCTAAAACAACTTAGAAGGTATGATCTCACAGCGGATATGATTGTTAAAATGGTTGAAAGGGGTGAACCTCAACGTTCGCCAAACCCTGGTGGCAATCAAGACATGCCAACATTTCCCCTTGCAACGTTTGAATTCAATCCATTGTATATTGAAGGTTCCCGAGAGACTGGATTAGTTGATATGAAACCTGTCAGCATTGTTGAATTACTCATGGACTCG CGGCAATGGTTGGCAGCATTTCCCAGTATTGTCTCCAGAGCAACACTGATAGGAGTAATATTACGTGGTGTTAATGGGAGCTATGACGGGAGGGTTCAAGTG ATGGCAGCAGAGTTTCACCACTCCTCACCACTAATTCCTAGTCGACAGAGTTATTTCGCAAGGTATTGTAAGCAGATAGCTCGCGGAACATGGGGAGTTGTTGATGTCTCCTTGGAAAACTTATTCCCTAGTACACATGTACAGTTCCGAAGAAGTCCGTCAGGATGTATAATCGAAGAAATGCCAAATGAAAGCTCGAAG GTTACATGGGTGGAACATGTGCAAGTTGATAATGGATCAGTCCACCCCATTTTTCGTTCCTTTGTTGAGTCAGGTTTTGCCTTTAGTGCCAAGCGATGGATTGCAATGATGAATAGACATTGTCAATGGCTAGCCACTTCAATGGCCGGAACTAGTCCAACAAGTGCTAGCG TGTTCGTACCACAAGTTGGGAGGGAGAGCCTGTTGAAGCTGAGTGAGAGGATGACTAGAACTTTCTTCAAGAATGTTAGTTCTTGTTCAGACAATTTCTGGTCGCGCGCACCTAGAGCTATGACTCATGACAAAGATATTAGGTACAGATTGGGAAATATTGTCAATGCTCCAGGAAAGCCTCCTACTGGCACAATCATCTTCACAACTACACTTCGTCTCCCAGTACCACCAAAGATactctttgattttcttcGTGATGAGCGCTCAAGAGACCAG TGGGATCATATTTCATTTGGTCGATCCGTCCGAGAACTTATTCATGTCCAAAATGGTGAAAACCATGAAAATCGTGTTTCTGTTGTGCAAGTAAAT TCTTCTCCAACCAAAATTCACATGGTGTTCCTACAAGAAAGTTTCTCAGACGAAACTGGCTCATATGTGGTATATGCACCCATGGATATCTTCGGCATGTCCATGATCTTGAATGGTGGAAACCCCAATTTTGCAGCGATTATGGCATCAGGGTTTACCATTCTCCCTGATCTGCCACCACCGTGGCAAGCACAGGAAACTCAGGGAAGTATCTTAAATTTAGTTTTTCACCGTGGTGACAGGTCATTCATCGACGACAAGATACCTGTGAATACATTTGGAGTCATGGATGACATTGTGTCAAAAACTATTAATGCCATCAAGAAAGCTCTCATGCCTGATGGATCTGGAAACCAATCTGCCAGACAGTGA